One region of Malania oleifera isolate guangnan ecotype guangnan chromosome 6, ASM2987363v1, whole genome shotgun sequence genomic DNA includes:
- the LOC131158590 gene encoding berberine bridge enzyme-like 18, translating into MRTLLASPPHHPDFSISNNPKMKTPCQSSSLLSLSFLFLFFSSIAWAVSASGHDNFLQCLSLRSNDSDSISKVIYTPANSSFLPIVLQSIHNLRFSTPTTPKPSVIITPLHESHIQATIICSKEHGLQIRTRSGGHDYEGLSYVAHVPFVIIDLINLRSVSVDVENKTAWVQAGATLGEVYYTVAQKSQTLGFPAGYCPTVGVGGHISGGGYGMMIRKYGLAADHVIDARIVVADGKVFDRKSMGEDLFWAIRGGGGASYGVIVAWKIELVQVPPTVTVFNVTRDTSQNAINLVHRWQYVADKIDRDLFIMPVITTTNSASQQGTRTIQVSFLSLFLGKTNELVSLMRDNFPELGLAKKDCIEMSWIESILYFAEFPKGSPLEDMLNKTNDPWIGSAKAKSDYVKKPISKLLWEKIWGKIHEEDGKTTQIALVPYGGRMSDISESALPFPHRVGYIYKIFYRVTWDQDEENTTATRYVEWFRRLYKYMAPHVSKSPRGAYLNYRDLDLGTNNKFGNTSYKRASIWGRKYFNKNFNRLVHVKTMLDPANFFRNEQSIPSIST; encoded by the coding sequence ATGAGAACCCTGCTAGCTTCCCCTCCTCATCATCCAGATTTCTCAATCAGTAATAACCCAAAGATGAAGACTCCCTGTCAAAGCTCTTCActgctttctctctcttttctttttctcttcttttcatcAATTGCATGGGCAGTTTCTGCCTCTGGGCATGACAACTTCCTGCAATGCCTTTCCCTGCGTTCCAACGATTCCGACTCCATCTCCAAAGTCATTTACACCCCGGCCAATTCCTCCTTTTTACCTATAGTACTGCAGTCGATTCATAATCTGCGTTTCTCGACACCCACTACGCCAAAACCTTCAGTCATCATAACACCCCTGCATGAATCTCACATTCAAGCTACCATCATCTGCTCCAAAGAGCATGGCTTGCAGATTAGGACTCGGAGTGGTGGCCACGACTATGAAGGTCTTTCCTATGTTGCACACGTTCCGTTTGTGATCATCGATCTCATCAACCTTCGATCTGTAAGTGTAGATGTTGAGAACAAAACTGCATGGGTTCAAGCAGGTGCAACATTAGGCGAAGTTTATTATACAGTTGCCCAAAAAAGTCAAACTCTAGGCTTTCCTGCTGGTTATTGCCCTACAGTAGGTGTTGGTGGCCACATCAGTGGAGGAGGCTATGGCATGATGATTCGAAAATACGGCTTGGCAGCTGATCATGTGATTGATGCTCGCATTGTAGTTGCCGATGGCAAAGTTTTTGATAGAAAATCTATGGGGGAGGACTTGTTTTGGGCCATTAGAGGAGGTGGAGGTGCTAGCTACGGAGTCATCGTGGCCTGGAAGATAGAGTTGGTTCAAGTCCCACCAACAGTGACCGTTTTCAATGTCACTAGAGACACAAGCCAAAACGCAATAAACTTGGTTCATCGGTGGCAATATGTTGCAGATAAAATTGATAGAGATCTATTCATCATGCCTGTAATAACGACTACCAATAGCGCTAGCCAGCAAGGCACACGAACTATACAAGTTTCATTCCTTTCCTTGTTTCTTGGGAAGACCAATGAACTTGTCTCGCTAATGCGTGACAATTTCCCAGAGCTAGGTTTGGCAAAGAAAGATTGTATTGAAATGAGTTGGATAGAATCCATCCTCTATTTTGCAGAATTTCCCAAGGGCAGTCCTCTTGAGGATATGCTGAATAAGACAAATGATCCATGGATAGGGTCCGCTAAGGCGAAATCAGACTACGTCAAAAAGCCGATTTCCAAGCTTTTGTGGGAAAAGATATGGGGAAAGATTCATGAGGAGGACGGCAAGACAACACAAATAGCCTTGGTTCCTTATGGTGGAAGAATGAGTGATATTTCAGAATCTGCACTTCCTTTTCCGCATAGAGTTGGCTACATATACAAAATCTTTTATAGAGTGACTTGGGATCAAGATGAGGAAAATACAACAGCCACACGGTATGTTGAATGGTTCAGGAGGCTTTACAAGTACATGGCTCCCCATGTTTCAAAATCTCCAAGAGGTGCATATCTCAACTATAGAGACCTTGACTTGGGCACGAACAACAAATTTGGCAACACAAGCTATAAAAGGGCGAGCATTTGGGggagaaaatatttcaacaaaaatTTTAACAGATTGGTGCATGTGAAGACCATGTTGGATCCTGCAAATTTCTTCCGAAATGAGCAGAGCATTCCATCCATTTCAACTTAA